A portion of the Sulfuricurvum kujiense DSM 16994 genome contains these proteins:
- a CDS encoding sensor histidine kinase: protein MTQTLIGKFAWVFWLLYIAVIAPIYIFVQVNVSSVLNESEKAKIELIIQTLKPIISTYLTFDQTDMLNDTMRTFFQNPNIKDVSLVDVNQNIIFERHYPHSNIHKTITLTTPVIDSITHQTQATLIISYSNNFVHDLQYKLFTQLIVLSLFALLIFTITYIYFRKQFFVLRLLANWMGDYSIHKASEPFKSDNNNTEILTITSSANKMVETIEDYRVQMEEINNELEMRVENEIIQRREKEQLLIHQSRLAAMGEMIESIAHQWRQPLNIIGLAVADMNMKRALGSLGEQELEKNTAIIDNNLQFMSNTIDDFRNFFNMDKESLNFSPVQPIHEIFSLLDEQLRYANITYLIHENCNQEIFGVVNEFKQVILNIINNAQDAIKSRKNQIGGKIEITLRCDINYLYIDISDTGGGVPIKIVERIFEPYFTTKLHNKGTGIGLYMSKVIIEQHFEGSLSVSNTDDGALFTITMPLKHT from the coding sequence ATGACACAAACGCTTATCGGGAAATTCGCATGGGTATTCTGGCTGCTTTATATCGCAGTTATAGCCCCAATATATATCTTTGTTCAAGTTAATGTCTCTTCAGTCCTCAACGAAAGCGAAAAAGCAAAAATTGAGCTGATTATCCAAACGCTCAAACCGATCATCTCTACCTATCTGACATTCGATCAAACAGATATGCTCAACGATACGATGCGTACATTTTTTCAAAATCCTAATATTAAAGATGTATCGTTGGTCGATGTCAACCAAAATATTATTTTTGAACGCCATTATCCGCATTCCAATATCCATAAAACCATAACCCTCACGACACCTGTAATCGATTCTATCACCCATCAGACACAGGCGACTCTGATAATCAGTTATTCAAATAATTTCGTTCACGATCTACAGTACAAACTTTTTACGCAATTGATTGTCCTCTCGCTGTTTGCGCTTCTGATATTTACAATTACCTATATCTATTTCAGAAAGCAGTTTTTTGTCCTTCGTCTCTTGGCAAACTGGATGGGAGACTATTCGATTCACAAAGCTTCCGAGCCGTTTAAAAGCGATAACAACAATACTGAAATTCTGACCATTACCTCTTCAGCCAACAAAATGGTCGAGACCATTGAAGACTACCGCGTCCAAATGGAAGAGATCAACAACGAACTCGAAATGCGCGTCGAAAATGAAATTATTCAGCGTCGTGAAAAAGAGCAGCTTCTTATCCACCAGTCACGCCTCGCCGCAATGGGTGAAATGATTGAAAGTATCGCCCATCAGTGGCGTCAGCCTTTGAATATCATCGGTCTTGCGGTTGCCGATATGAACATGAAACGCGCACTCGGTTCTCTTGGTGAACAGGAGCTTGAAAAAAATACCGCTATCATCGATAATAATCTCCAGTTCATGTCCAATACGATCGATGATTTTCGAAACTTTTTCAATATGGACAAAGAGTCTCTCAATTTCTCACCGGTCCAGCCTATCCATGAAATTTTCTCCCTTTTGGATGAGCAGCTCCGCTACGCAAATATCACCTATCTCATACATGAAAACTGTAATCAAGAAATTTTCGGCGTTGTCAACGAATTCAAACAGGTTATTTTGAATATTATCAATAATGCTCAAGACGCTATTAAAAGCCGGAAAAATCAAATCGGAGGAAAGATCGAAATAACATTGCGCTGCGACATAAACTATCTTTATATCGATATCAGCGATACGGGAGGCGGTGTTCCGATTAAAATCGTTGAACGTATTTTCGAACCTTATTTTACAACCAAACTTCATAATAAGGGGACAGGAATCGGGCTTTACATGTCCAAAGTCATTATTGAACAACACTTCGAAGGGAGCCTCAGCGTGAGTAACACCGATGATGGAGCCCTTTTCACCATTACTATGCCTTTGAAACACACATGA
- a CDS encoding TonB-dependent receptor plug domain-containing protein produces MKHLSVFCISLLFSHSLLLAESSDDLDKVLEEATTIATKTKLNADYVPGTVTVISSEKLKSLGITNLAEQNAFDMIVGFDSSTLSLRGSGSIYGAEGNKIKWMINDKPISAEIWGIPKLGVGQIVFPIPTDAIDRIEIIRGPGSAIYGGNAIYGVVNIITKKETGTLFTTLSQMQSNKFGKALGGYTSFRQNDLEASAIISAEKSDGWDLPITTQAPAGSGNLPNAYGNSLIMADVSYKNFDFWAYKLKAKNDYARLQWDPSNFLPQDNTEPVQSNTYTMLGVQGKFEITSNLLLTAKAGINQYENNADVMFFPSYLLGSNPSNLDGVRKIDYRESTKYLEGMVETTIGSNRLLGGAYAGFLSVDQDDVTQMWSRVSGRTVYNPSGTSTHLLTTNNPKRINRALYLQDEIQLDEQSTVTVGARYDTYSDGREALSPRIALVYQYDESNILKAQYSRAFRPPSFSEQYSPNNQASHTDYESETTDTIELSYIFKTKGSSLKTTVFNTRTANMITYHDFTYETINLESPTTVNGLEIELSQNYESLALGANLSFYKSRRGDVELTRAGSTLNYDSSEFALSAKFIGNLFATLNSDTPYPTTVWYHYTGNKHRVNNETLDENGNVKGIYTTNGSTPVQDYVNITQKINGIAKDLDLEFGVKNLFGKTLKTLYFPLNPPNTSDIPYMKQTFWVNLLYRF; encoded by the coding sequence TTGAAGCATTTATCAGTCTTTTGCATCTCGCTGTTATTCTCACATTCACTGCTCTTAGCCGAAAGCAGCGATGACCTTGATAAAGTACTGGAAGAAGCAACCACCATTGCGACAAAGACCAAGTTAAATGCCGATTACGTCCCCGGTACCGTAACGGTCATCAGCAGTGAAAAATTAAAATCGCTGGGGATAACCAATCTTGCCGAGCAGAATGCGTTTGACATGATTGTAGGATTTGACTCCTCCACCCTCTCGCTCAGAGGCTCAGGCTCAATATACGGGGCAGAAGGGAACAAAATAAAATGGATGATCAATGACAAACCGATAAGTGCGGAGATATGGGGAATTCCGAAGCTGGGTGTCGGGCAGATAGTTTTTCCGATACCGACCGATGCGATCGACCGGATCGAAATCATCAGAGGGCCCGGTTCAGCCATATATGGCGGAAACGCTATTTACGGCGTAGTCAATATCATTACTAAAAAAGAGACGGGTACTTTATTTACGACCCTGTCTCAGATGCAAAGCAATAAATTCGGTAAAGCGTTGGGAGGCTATACCTCTTTTAGACAAAACGACCTGGAAGCATCCGCGATTATCTCAGCCGAAAAAAGCGATGGCTGGGATTTGCCGATAACGACCCAAGCTCCGGCCGGAAGCGGCAATCTTCCGAATGCATACGGAAACAGCCTGATTATGGCGGATGTCTCCTATAAAAATTTTGATTTCTGGGCATACAAATTAAAAGCCAAAAACGACTATGCCCGTCTGCAATGGGACCCGTCCAACTTTTTGCCGCAAGACAACACCGAACCTGTCCAATCCAATACGTACACCATGCTGGGTGTGCAAGGAAAGTTTGAAATTACTTCCAATCTGTTATTAACGGCAAAAGCCGGGATCAATCAATACGAAAACAATGCTGACGTCATGTTTTTTCCCTCATACCTGCTGGGAAGCAATCCGAGCAATCTGGACGGTGTGCGTAAAATCGATTACAGAGAAAGTACAAAATATCTCGAAGGAATGGTAGAAACAACGATAGGTTCCAATCGATTGCTTGGCGGAGCCTATGCCGGATTTCTGTCGGTTGATCAAGACGATGTTACCCAAATGTGGAGCCGTGTCAGCGGGCGCACTGTCTATAATCCATCAGGTACATCGACCCATTTGCTAACAACAAACAATCCCAAAAGAATCAACAGAGCCCTCTATCTGCAAGATGAAATACAGCTCGATGAACAAAGCACGGTCACCGTCGGAGCACGCTATGACACCTACAGTGACGGACGGGAAGCTTTATCTCCAAGAATCGCACTGGTATATCAATACGATGAATCTAATATTCTAAAAGCTCAATATTCAAGAGCGTTTAGACCGCCTAGCTTTTCAGAGCAGTATTCTCCCAATAATCAGGCTTCACATACAGACTATGAGTCAGAAACAACCGATACAATCGAGTTGTCATACATTTTTAAAACCAAAGGTTCTTCCCTCAAAACAACCGTATTCAACACCAGAACAGCTAACATGATTACGTATCATGATTTCACCTATGAAACGATCAATCTCGAAAGTCCTACGACGGTAAACGGTCTGGAAATCGAGTTGAGCCAAAATTATGAATCGCTCGCTTTAGGTGCGAACCTGTCATTTTACAAATCGCGCAGGGGAGATGTCGAATTAACTAGAGCCGGATCTACTCTCAATTATGATTCCAGCGAATTTGCACTCTCGGCTAAATTTATAGGGAACCTGTTTGCTACCCTTAACAGCGATACGCCGTATCCGACCACTGTATGGTATCACTATACGGGAAACAAACACCGTGTAAACAACGAGACGCTGGATGAAAACGGCAATGTAAAAGGGATATATACCACGAACGGCTCCACACCCGTACAAGATTATGTCAATATTACCCAAAAAATCAACGGAATCGCAAAAGACCTCGATTTGGAATTCGGGGTAAAAAATCTCTTCGGCAAAACACTAAAAACTCTCTATTTCCCGTTAAATCCGCCGAATACGAGTGACATTCCGTATATGAAGCAGACATTTTGGGTCAATTTACTGTATAGATTTTAA
- the murD gene encoding UDP-N-acetylmuramoyl-L-alanine--D-glutamate ligase, which translates to MKNQNIACFGYGKTTRAIAKLLGPCTFFDDKITVPSVDEDGNALKPVSEFDTRLFTHEIPSPGFPPSHPLIQKAQHLISEYDFFAPNIPFSIWISGTNGKTTTTQMVEHLLADKGSISGGNIGTPLAEMSPDAPIWILETSSFSMHYTDIARPNIYALLPVTPDHVSWHGSMQAYYDAKLKPLSMMKEGEAVILPKMFADTPTKAFKIIYEDEKDLAKYFGFDANKIKFKGAFLMDAMIAMGIDKILYDRCDYDRINAFVLDPHRQEEFRDSRDRLWINDSKATNIDATLAALRTYGSYPIHLVLGGDDKGVELEELFTPLKRYDVSVYAIGSNALRLEALCKQYDIPCTLCHTLDVAVEEISKKHNRHSIAMLSPAAASLDQFTSYAQRGNLFRDLAKATK; encoded by the coding sequence ATGAAAAATCAAAATATCGCCTGTTTCGGCTACGGGAAAACGACCCGTGCCATCGCCAAACTCCTCGGTCCCTGTACTTTTTTCGACGATAAAATTACCGTCCCCTCCGTCGATGAGGACGGCAATGCTCTCAAACCGGTGAGCGAATTCGATACCCGTCTTTTTACCCATGAGATACCCTCACCCGGTTTTCCGCCGTCGCATCCGCTGATTCAGAAGGCTCAGCACCTCATCAGCGAATACGATTTCTTCGCTCCCAATATCCCCTTTTCGATCTGGATCAGCGGTACCAACGGCAAAACGACGACCACGCAGATGGTAGAGCACCTTTTGGCTGACAAAGGCTCTATCAGCGGCGGTAATATCGGAACTCCCCTTGCCGAGATGTCTCCCGATGCCCCCATCTGGATTTTAGAGACGAGTTCTTTCAGTATGCACTATACCGATATCGCCCGCCCGAATATTTATGCCCTTCTCCCCGTCACCCCCGATCATGTGAGTTGGCACGGAAGCATGCAGGCCTATTACGACGCCAAACTAAAGCCCCTTAGTATGATGAAAGAGGGAGAAGCGGTCATTTTGCCGAAGATGTTCGCAGATACCCCTACAAAAGCTTTTAAAATCATCTACGAAGATGAAAAGGATCTCGCTAAATACTTCGGATTCGATGCAAACAAAATCAAATTCAAAGGGGCGTTCTTGATGGATGCCATGATCGCGATGGGGATTGATAAAATCCTTTACGACCGATGCGATTACGACCGTATCAATGCATTCGTCCTTGATCCTCACCGCCAAGAGGAGTTTCGTGACTCCCGTGACCGTCTTTGGATCAACGATTCCAAAGCGACCAATATCGATGCAACGTTAGCGGCACTCCGCACCTATGGCTCTTATCCGATCCATCTGGTGCTCGGAGGCGATGACAAGGGGGTAGAGCTCGAAGAGCTTTTTACCCCTCTTAAACGCTACGACGTCAGCGTTTATGCTATCGGAAGCAATGCGTTGCGTCTCGAAGCGCTCTGCAAGCAATACGATATCCCCTGTACCCTCTGCCATACACTCGATGTGGCGGTAGAAGAGATCAGCAAAAAACACAACCGCCACAGCATTGCGATGCTCTCTCCGGCTGCGGCTAGTTTGGATCAATTTACGTCGTATGCACAGCGCGGGAATCTATTCCGCGATCTTGCAAAAGCAACAAAATAA
- the mraY gene encoding phospho-N-acetylmuramoyl-pentapeptide-transferase — translation MLYWFHKALGINLFQYITLRAGVAFFIGLLLTLFFMPRFIAWAQRSARVQPINEYVSAHQGKAKTPTMGGIVFVASTIIASLLTVNIMNPFVIGALLTLVFYAYIGFTDDWGKIRGGHNLAGLSARAKMALQLIFGLAIGVFLIHYAKLETGFYVPFIKSSLFDMGWGSIIFWVLVMIATSNAVNLTDGLDGLATVPSIFALLSLSIIVYIVGNAALAHYLLMPKIPAGEVVIIAMALIGSLLGFLWFNCHPAQVFMGDSGSLTIGAFIAYMAIIGKSEILLILIGLIFVIETVSVILQVGSYKLRKKRVFLMAPIHHHFEMKQWAENKIIVRFWIISLLSNIFALITLKIR, via the coding sequence ATGTTATATTGGTTTCATAAGGCCCTCGGTATCAATCTGTTCCAGTACATTACCCTTCGTGCAGGGGTCGCTTTTTTCATCGGTTTGTTGCTAACCCTCTTTTTTATGCCGCGCTTTATCGCCTGGGCACAGCGTTCCGCACGCGTTCAGCCGATCAACGAATACGTCAGTGCCCATCAGGGCAAAGCCAAAACTCCTACGATGGGAGGGATCGTTTTTGTGGCTTCTACTATTATCGCATCCCTACTCACCGTCAACATTATGAATCCGTTCGTAATCGGCGCGTTGCTCACTCTTGTGTTTTATGCCTATATCGGGTTTACCGACGACTGGGGAAAAATCCGCGGAGGGCACAACCTTGCCGGCCTCAGCGCCCGTGCCAAAATGGCGCTCCAGCTCATCTTCGGTCTCGCCATCGGCGTCTTCTTGATCCATTATGCGAAACTTGAAACAGGCTTTTATGTTCCGTTTATCAAATCGAGCCTCTTTGACATGGGGTGGGGAAGTATCATTTTTTGGGTGCTCGTGATGATCGCCACCTCTAATGCCGTCAACCTTACCGACGGGCTTGACGGTTTAGCTACCGTCCCCTCGATCTTTGCCCTCCTCTCACTCAGTATCATCGTCTACATCGTCGGTAACGCCGCGTTGGCACACTATCTATTGATGCCGAAAATCCCTGCCGGAGAAGTGGTCATCATCGCCATGGCGCTGATCGGTTCATTGCTCGGGTTTTTATGGTTCAACTGCCATCCGGCACAAGTATTTATGGGGGACAGCGGATCACTCACGATCGGTGCGTTTATCGCCTATATGGCAATCATCGGCAAAAGCGAAATCCTCCTCATCCTCATCGGGCTGATTTTTGTTATTGAAACGGTATCGGTTATCTTGCAGGTAGGAAGCTATAAGCTCCGTAAAAAACGGGTCTTTTTGATGGCGCCGATCCATCACCATTTTGAGATGAAACAGTGGGCGGAGAACAAAATCATCGTCCGTTTCTGGATCATCTCGCTCCTCTCCAATATTTTCGCACTCATCACTCTAAAGATCCGCTAA
- the gpmI gene encoding 2,3-bisphosphoglycerate-independent phosphoglycerate mutase — MSKKTVLVITDGIGYSPKHDFNAFHAAKKPTYDRLFSEVPHSLIDTFGLSVGLPEGQMGNSEVGHMSIGSGRVLYQDLVKISLALEEGTFEHNEVFTSLLKTSKRLHLIALMSDGGVHSHIDHLIGVSEIAADMGKEVWLHLITDGRDVAPTSAKLFLNTIEAHGSANIKIGSLGGRFFAMDRDNRWDRVQKGYEAIMSALPQSEQSVADYIENAYASGETDEFITPTSFYGYEGVKEGDAVLMLNFRSDRMRELTTAIGDPEFNGFKRVFVPTHLATVTQYDKSFPYPVLFPKDAPVNTLAEVISKAGLRQLHTAETEKYAHVTFFFNGGIEEPYENETRVLIPSPQVKTYDMQPQMSAPEVGSAVVKAMDEGIDFVVVNFANGDMVGHTGNFEAAISAVEAVDHELGRIVEAAQKNGYSMVLTSDHGNCEEMRDDAGNILTNHTVGKVWCFVMAEGVSEVHPGALNNVAPTVLKLMELDIPSEMDTPLI, encoded by the coding sequence TTGAGCAAAAAAACCGTTTTGGTCATTACAGACGGCATCGGTTACTCGCCGAAGCATGACTTTAATGCTTTTCACGCAGCCAAAAAACCGACGTATGATCGATTGTTTAGCGAAGTTCCCCACTCACTGATCGATACGTTCGGTTTGAGCGTCGGTCTTCCTGAGGGGCAAATGGGCAATTCCGAAGTGGGGCATATGTCGATCGGAAGCGGTCGGGTATTGTATCAGGATTTGGTCAAAATCTCTCTTGCATTGGAAGAGGGGACATTTGAGCACAATGAAGTTTTTACATCACTGCTTAAAACCAGCAAACGGCTTCATCTGATTGCCCTTATGAGCGACGGCGGAGTTCATTCGCATATCGATCATCTGATCGGAGTTTCCGAAATTGCGGCGGATATGGGTAAAGAGGTGTGGCTCCATCTTATCACTGACGGGCGCGATGTGGCTCCTACATCGGCAAAACTCTTTTTAAATACGATAGAAGCGCACGGGTCGGCCAATATCAAAATCGGATCTCTCGGAGGGCGCTTTTTCGCCATGGATCGGGATAACCGATGGGATCGTGTCCAAAAAGGATACGAGGCGATTATGAGTGCACTCCCTCAAAGCGAACAAAGTGTTGCCGACTATATTGAAAATGCGTATGCTTCGGGAGAGACCGATGAATTCATTACCCCTACATCATTCTACGGGTATGAAGGGGTAAAAGAGGGGGATGCGGTATTGATGCTCAATTTCCGAAGTGACCGGATGCGTGAACTCACGACGGCGATCGGCGATCCTGAATTTAACGGATTTAAGAGGGTGTTTGTTCCGACCCATTTGGCAACGGTAACGCAGTATGACAAATCTTTCCCTTATCCGGTTCTTTTCCCAAAAGATGCTCCCGTAAATACCTTGGCGGAAGTGATCTCGAAAGCGGGGCTTCGCCAGCTGCATACGGCGGAAACCGAAAAGTATGCCCATGTCACCTTTTTCTTTAACGGCGGTATCGAAGAGCCGTATGAAAACGAGACTCGGGTGCTGATCCCGAGTCCGCAGGTTAAAACGTATGACATGCAGCCGCAGATGTCTGCACCCGAAGTCGGGAGTGCCGTGGTTAAAGCAATGGATGAGGGAATCGATTTTGTGGTCGTCAATTTCGCCAACGGTGATATGGTGGGACATACCGGCAATTTTGAAGCGGCAATCAGCGCCGTCGAGGCGGTTGATCACGAATTGGGGAGAATCGTCGAAGCGGCACAAAAGAACGGCTATTCGATGGTATTGACCTCCGATCACGGCAACTGCGAAGAGATGCGTGATGATGCGGGCAATATTTTAACCAACCACACGGTCGGAAAAGTATGGTGTTTCGTTATGGCTGAGGGGGTGAGCGAAGTACATCCGGGTGCCCTTAATAATGTCGCACCGACGGTTCTAAAATTAATGGAGCTGGATATTCCGTCCGAGATGGATACACCGCTAATATAA
- the fabG gene encoding 3-oxoacyl-ACP reductase FabG has product MKFSGKNVLVTGSSRGIGAEVAKVLALYGLKVWINYRSGAAAADAVKAQIEAAGGQAAVIGFDVADEAAFVDAIKTIIDADGELSYLVNNAGITKDALALRMKSDDFMAVINANLLSAFVGCREAFKAMRKQKFGAIVNIASIVGETGNAGQTNYAASKGGVIAMTKSFAQEAASSGIRYNTVTPGFIATDMTDVLSEEIKASFTSKIPMGRFGNAAEVAEATAFLLSDHSSYITGETLKVNGGMFM; this is encoded by the coding sequence ATGAAATTTTCGGGAAAAAATGTATTGGTAACAGGTTCAAGCCGGGGAATCGGTGCGGAAGTAGCAAAAGTGTTGGCTCTCTACGGTCTTAAAGTATGGATCAATTATCGTAGCGGTGCGGCAGCGGCGGATGCGGTTAAAGCACAAATCGAAGCGGCCGGCGGGCAAGCGGCGGTTATCGGATTCGACGTAGCCGACGAAGCGGCATTTGTCGATGCGATCAAAACGATTATCGATGCGGACGGCGAACTCTCCTATTTGGTTAATAATGCGGGGATTACGAAAGACGCCTTGGCCCTTCGTATGAAGAGCGATGATTTCATGGCGGTTATCAACGCCAATCTCCTCTCCGCATTCGTCGGATGCCGCGAAGCGTTTAAAGCAATGCGCAAACAAAAATTCGGTGCCATCGTCAATATCGCGTCTATCGTCGGTGAAACGGGAAATGCCGGACAGACGAACTACGCGGCTTCCAAAGGGGGCGTGATCGCAATGACCAAAAGTTTTGCTCAGGAGGCGGCATCAAGCGGTATCCGCTACAACACGGTTACTCCGGGCTTTATCGCAACGGATATGACCGATGTCCTCAGCGAAGAGATCAAAGCCTCGTTCACATCAAAAATTCCGATGGGCCGTTTCGGGAACGCCGCGGAAGTGGCTGAAGCGACCGCATTTTTGCTCAGCGATCATTCCAGCTACATCACCGGAGAAACTCTCAAAGTCAACGGCGGAATGTTCATGTAA
- the acpP gene encoding acyl carrier protein yields the protein MALLEDIKEVVVEQLSVNPDEVKENSKFVEDLGADSLDVVELVMALEEKFDIEIPDDEAEKIQTVQDVINYIESKN from the coding sequence ATGGCACTTTTGGAAGATATTAAAGAAGTAGTGGTTGAGCAACTAAGCGTAAACCCGGACGAAGTTAAAGAGAATTCTAAATTCGTAGAAGATCTTGGTGCTGACAGCCTAGATGTTGTTGAATTGGTAATGGCTCTTGAAGAGAAATTCGATATCGAAATCCCTGATGACGAAGCGGAAAAAATCCAAACTGTCCAAGATGTAATCAACTACATCGAGAGCAAAAACTAA
- a CDS encoding beta-ketoacyl-ACP synthase II — protein MRRVVVTGMGMINALGHDKESSFKAICDGECGIDMITIFDASTQSAQIAGEVKNFDPETVMDAREVKKADRFIHLGIKAAQEAMADANFPEGFDKERFGIDAAAGIGGLPSIEKNSIILETKGARRISPFFIPGALVNMLGGFISIDHGLQGPNLSAVTACAAGTHAISEAAKTIMVGGADQMLVVAAESAITGVGIGGFASMKALSTRNDDPKHASRPFDADRDGFVMGEGAAALVLEEYDAAVARGARIYAEVIGFGESGDANHITTPSLEGPLRAMKAALKMAGNPKVDYVNAHGTSTPTNDKNETAALKIAFGSKENCPPVSSTKGQTGHCLGAAGGIEAVISIMAMRDGIIPPTINYVNPDENCDLDIVPNTARKAELNIVMSNSFGFGGTNGVVIFKKI, from the coding sequence GTGAGAAGAGTAGTAGTAACCGGTATGGGAATGATCAATGCGCTTGGTCACGATAAAGAGAGCTCATTTAAAGCTATTTGTGACGGTGAATGCGGGATTGATATGATCACGATTTTTGATGCATCGACACAAAGTGCTCAAATTGCCGGTGAGGTAAAAAATTTCGATCCTGAGACCGTTATGGATGCCCGAGAGGTTAAAAAAGCGGACCGTTTTATTCATCTTGGGATCAAAGCGGCTCAAGAAGCGATGGCGGATGCCAATTTTCCGGAAGGATTCGATAAAGAGCGTTTCGGTATCGACGCGGCAGCCGGTATCGGAGGACTTCCGTCGATTGAAAAAAATTCGATTATCCTTGAAACCAAAGGTGCACGCCGTATCTCTCCATTCTTTATCCCGGGAGCATTGGTAAACATGCTCGGCGGGTTTATATCTATCGATCACGGCCTTCAAGGTCCTAACCTATCAGCGGTAACGGCATGTGCGGCAGGAACCCATGCGATCAGCGAAGCGGCAAAAACAATTATGGTCGGCGGTGCTGATCAAATGCTGGTCGTCGCGGCTGAATCGGCGATTACCGGTGTCGGTATCGGCGGATTTGCATCAATGAAAGCGCTTTCTACCCGCAACGATGATCCGAAACATGCATCACGTCCGTTCGATGCGGATCGTGACGGGTTCGTTATGGGCGAGGGGGCTGCCGCATTGGTACTCGAAGAGTACGATGCGGCAGTGGCGCGCGGTGCCCGTATTTATGCGGAAGTCATCGGATTCGGTGAGAGCGGTGATGCGAATCACATTACAACACCAAGTCTTGAGGGGCCGCTTCGTGCAATGAAAGCGGCACTTAAAATGGCGGGGAATCCTAAAGTTGACTATGTCAATGCGCACGGAACCAGTACTCCGACCAACGATAAAAACGAAACGGCAGCACTCAAAATCGCATTCGGAAGCAAAGAGAACTGTCCTCCGGTGAGTTCGACAAAAGGGCAAACGGGGCACTGTCTCGGTGCAGCGGGCGGTATTGAAGCGGTTATCAGTATTATGGCGATGCGTGACGGTATTATCCCTCCGACTATCAACTACGTCAATCCGGATGAAAACTGCGATTTGGATATCGTTCCGAATACGGCACGTAAAGCGGAACTTAATATCGTTATGTCTAACTCTTTTGGATTTGGCGGCACCAACGGTGTTGTCATTTTCAAAAAAATATAA
- the accA gene encoding acetyl-CoA carboxylase carboxyl transferase subunit alpha produces MATYLDFEQNIRQIQEEIIAAEVRYDHHAVEILKQDLDKEVQKTYANLSPYQELQLARHQDRPYALDYINLILDKKYEIHGDRHFRDDLSIICYIGTIGDERVMVIGEQKGRGTKNKLKRNFGMPHPEGYRKALRAAKMAEKFNIPLLMLIDTPGAYPGLGAEERNQSEAIARNLLELSNLNTITVSVVIGEGGSGGALAIGVADRLAMMRYSVFSVISPEGCSAILWNDPTKVEAATKALKITSADLKELDLIDDIIDEPLIGAHRDKEGSANALKSYFMTQVNTLRKLSDSERLDKRYNRLVGMGRFSE; encoded by the coding sequence TTGGCTACCTATTTAGATTTTGAACAAAATATCCGTCAAATTCAAGAGGAGATCATAGCTGCAGAAGTTCGCTACGATCACCATGCCGTAGAGATCCTCAAGCAGGATTTAGATAAAGAGGTTCAAAAAACCTACGCGAATCTTTCCCCGTATCAAGAGCTTCAGCTCGCGCGTCATCAAGACCGTCCGTATGCCCTTGATTATATCAACCTTATCCTCGATAAAAAGTATGAAATTCACGGAGATCGTCACTTTCGAGATGATCTCTCTATTATCTGCTATATCGGCACCATCGGTGATGAACGGGTTATGGTGATCGGTGAACAAAAAGGGCGCGGAACCAAAAATAAGCTCAAACGAAACTTCGGTATGCCTCATCCTGAAGGGTACCGCAAAGCACTTCGTGCGGCCAAAATGGCGGAAAAATTCAATATTCCTCTTCTGATGCTGATCGACACTCCGGGCGCCTATCCGGGTCTGGGTGCGGAAGAGCGTAACCAAAGCGAAGCGATTGCCCGAAATCTTCTCGAACTCTCAAACCTCAATACGATTACCGTATCGGTGGTCATCGGCGAGGGGGGAAGCGGAGGTGCTTTGGCGATCGGTGTAGCGGATCGCCTCGCTATGATGCGCTACTCCGTCTTCAGTGTTATCTCACCTGAGGGGTGTTCGGCAATTTTGTGGAATGACCCGACCAAAGTAGAAGCGGCAACGAAAGCGCTTAAAATCACCTCTGCCGACCTGAAAGAGCTTGATTTGATCGATGATATTATCGATGAGCCGCTGATCGGTGCACATCGTGATAAAGAGGGCTCCGCAAACGCCCTTAAATCATATTTTATGACTCAGGTCAATACACTTCGCAAGCTGAGTGATTCCGAGCGCCTTGATAAGCGTTACAACCGTCTTGTCGGTATGGGACGCTTCAGCGAATAA